A genomic segment from Deinococcus sp. YIM 77859 encodes:
- a CDS encoding DUF1501 domain-containing protein, whose translation MDRREFLKYSALAVAVTSGMPGFLARAAAQASGTKTLVVVQLTGGNDGLNTLIPYSNGAYYAARPSIAIPKKDVLTLTPDLGMHPALKPLMGLWDAGQLAWMENVGYPNPNRSHFASMAIWHTADPTQGQAEGWIGRLAEKIGDPFCASNLGGITPQALRASAFSLPSIDGVDSFQAKLPAGLEGAFEAMLKTPRTGEAAYLGQATRQMLANTRRVQQNVRRYREGARYPEGRFAAALRDAARLIAAGTGQRVLYVSLGGFDTHAGQRAEQDGLLAELAAGLAAFQADLEAQGLADRVIVMGFSEFGRRVAENASAGTDHGKGSVMFALGRGVRGGIHGESPDLEDLADGDIKYRQDFRGIYAEALTRWLGLDAREILRGDFGGPRWIA comes from the coding sequence ATGGACCGACGTGAATTCCTGAAGTACTCCGCCCTCGCCGTCGCCGTAACAAGCGGTATGCCGGGCTTTCTGGCGCGGGCCGCCGCCCAGGCAAGCGGCACCAAGACGCTGGTGGTGGTGCAACTGACCGGCGGCAACGACGGCCTGAACACGCTGATTCCGTACTCCAACGGCGCCTACTACGCCGCACGGCCCAGCATCGCCATTCCCAAAAAGGACGTGCTGACGCTCACGCCCGACCTGGGCATGCACCCGGCGCTCAAACCCCTGATGGGGCTGTGGGACGCGGGGCAGCTCGCCTGGATGGAGAACGTGGGCTATCCCAACCCCAACCGTTCGCATTTCGCCTCCATGGCGATCTGGCACACCGCCGACCCCACCCAGGGCCAGGCAGAAGGCTGGATCGGACGCCTTGCCGAAAAGATCGGCGATCCTTTTTGCGCCTCCAACCTGGGGGGCATCACGCCCCAGGCCCTGCGGGCCTCTGCATTCAGCCTGCCCTCTATCGACGGGGTGGACAGCTTCCAGGCCAAGCTCCCAGCGGGCCTGGAGGGCGCGTTTGAGGCGATGTTGAAGACCCCACGCACGGGCGAGGCCGCGTACCTGGGGCAGGCCACCCGGCAGATGCTCGCCAACACGCGCCGAGTGCAGCAAAACGTGCGCCGCTACCGGGAGGGTGCGCGCTACCCCGAGGGCCGGTTCGCCGCCGCGCTGCGCGACGCCGCCCGCCTGATTGCCGCCGGAACCGGCCAGCGTGTGCTGTACGTCTCCCTGGGCGGCTTTGACACCCACGCCGGGCAACGGGCCGAGCAGGATGGACTGCTCGCCGAACTCGCCGCGGGCCTCGCAGCCTTTCAGGCCGATCTGGAGGCGCAGGGTCTGGCGGACCGGGTGATCGTGATGGGCTTTTCGGAGTTCGGGCGGCGAGTGGCGGAGAACGCCAGCGCGGGCACCGACCACGGCAAGGGCAGCGTGATGTTTGCCCTGGGCCGCGGCGTCCGGGGCGGCATTCACGGCGAGAGCCCCGACCTAGAAGACCTTGCAGACGGCGACATCAAGTACCGGCAGGACTTCCGCGGGATCTATGCCGAGGCCCTCACAAGGTGGCTGGGCCTGGACGCCCGCGAGATTCTGCGTGGGGACTTCGGGGGACCGCGGTGGATCGCGTAA
- a CDS encoding DUF1800 family protein — protein sequence MSLKPLSRPLTLEDAAHLLRRTAFGATDAQIRALAGRDAREVARELLAFDQRLAPDNPFKPQEAATPGAGLQLTRAGWLYELLYGPHPLREVLVLTWSNHFVIGTDKVRNVPMLAAYLALLRRHAATADFTRFTLEVAQSPAMLRYLDNDQNRRGKPNENFSRELLELFTTGLGHYTEEDVREGARALTGWTFEGGRGNQRFLEEPRFVFRAGQHDAGRKTYLGTSGFLGGEDVIRLAATHPATSVFIARKLHRALVADTPDEQAVTASATTFRQTNGNIRAVLEELLASEVFYASRAAIIRSPVAYIVGAVRALGQPKLEAKQILNLAQTAGKMGQLLLQPDTVKGWDGGREWINDSALLLRMQVAAALTLGSKAPQRTEPPSTLALLGTERSPWQAALAGLNAQQRTYLTLISPEFGLA from the coding sequence ATGTCCCTAAAGCCCCTCTCCCGCCCCCTTACCCTGGAGGACGCCGCGCACCTGCTGCGCCGCACCGCGTTCGGTGCGACAGACGCGCAGATCCGCGCTCTGGCTGGCCGCGACGCCCGCGAGGTGGCGCGCGAACTGCTCGCCTTTGATCAGAGGCTCGCGCCGGACAACCCCTTCAAGCCGCAGGAGGCCGCCACGCCCGGCGCAGGACTTCAGCTCACGCGGGCCGGGTGGCTGTACGAGCTGCTGTACGGGCCCCATCCCCTGCGCGAGGTGCTGGTGCTCACCTGGAGTAACCACTTTGTGATCGGCACCGACAAGGTGCGGAACGTCCCCATGCTCGCCGCTTACCTCGCGCTGCTGCGCCGTCACGCCGCCACCGCCGATTTCACTCGCTTCACGCTGGAGGTGGCACAGTCCCCCGCCATGCTGCGCTACCTGGACAATGACCAGAACCGCCGGGGCAAGCCCAACGAGAATTTCAGCCGCGAGCTGCTGGAACTGTTCACGACTGGTCTCGGCCACTACACGGAAGAGGACGTACGCGAGGGGGCTCGCGCCCTGACCGGCTGGACCTTTGAGGGCGGGCGCGGCAACCAGAGGTTCCTCGAAGAGCCGCGCTTCGTGTTCCGGGCCGGACAACACGACGCGGGCCGCAAAACCTACCTGGGAACAAGCGGCTTCCTGGGGGGCGAGGACGTGATTCGCCTCGCCGCCACGCACCCAGCCACATCCGTGTTCATCGCCCGCAAGCTGCACCGCGCCTTGGTGGCCGATACACCCGACGAGCAGGCGGTCACGGCGAGCGCCACGACCTTTCGCCAGACCAACGGCAACATCCGGGCCGTGCTGGAAGAACTCCTGGCCAGCGAGGTCTTTTACGCGAGCCGCGCCGCGATCATCCGCAGCCCGGTGGCCTACATCGTGGGTGCCGTGCGCGCCCTGGGCCAGCCCAAGCTGGAGGCCAAGCAGATTCTGAACCTTGCCCAGACCGCCGGAAAGATGGGACAGCTCCTTCTCCAGCCCGACACGGTCAAGGGCTGGGACGGCGGGCGCGAGTGGATCAACGACTCGGCGCTGCTCCTGCGGATGCAGGTGGCGGCGGCGCTCACGCTGGGCAGCAAGGCTCCTCAACGAACGGAGCCGCCCTCCACCCTGGCCCTGCTGGGCACCGAACGCAGCCCGTGGCAGGCGGCCCTCGCCGGCCTGAACGCGCAGCAACGCACGTACCTGACCCTGATCAGCCCGGAATTTGGGCTCGCCTGA
- a CDS encoding sigma E regulatory protein MucB/RseB — protein MSRRLCLLAALLAGTGRASDLEALTAALQQARTLTARGSVEVQVLFPPRAVPTRTAQVLPRVPFRPALIAQHFHVTQREAAPIAGRDVTRFDLTPKVGQAARWTLWIDRTWNVPLAYEERMPDGNLARRAAFTRVSATPVRRSQPVPAVPAGLRAAVLAALPGLRFPPGFTPTEVQARAAGGVEITLSDGINVLALVIAPRNVRAAPGVASRRVGQHFVWLVGNLPDAPLRRALAEIEEVKTRRLGTFLGASASNT, from the coding sequence GTGAGCCGGCGCCTCTGCTTGCTTGCCGCGCTTCTGGCGGGAACGGGGCGGGCGAGCGACCTCGAAGCCCTGACCGCAGCCCTACAGCAGGCGCGGACGCTGACAGCGCGGGGCAGCGTGGAGGTCCAGGTCTTGTTTCCCCCCCGCGCGGTGCCCACCCGAACGGCGCAGGTTCTTCCCCGGGTGCCGTTTCGACCCGCCCTGATCGCGCAGCACTTTCACGTCACGCAGCGGGAGGCCGCGCCGATCGCCGGGCGGGACGTGACCCGTTTCGACCTCACACCCAAAGTCGGGCAGGCGGCGCGTTGGACCCTCTGGATCGACCGCACCTGGAATGTTCCCCTGGCCTATGAGGAACGGATGCCGGACGGGAACCTGGCCCGCCGCGCCGCCTTCACCCGGGTCAGCGCGACCCCGGTGCGCCGCTCGCAGCCGGTACCCGCGGTGCCCGCAGGCCTGCGAGCGGCGGTCCTGGCGGCCCTCCCCGGTCTGCGCTTTCCGCCCGGCTTCACCCCGACGGAAGTCCAGGCGCGGGCAGCGGGTGGAGTGGAGATTACCCTCAGCGACGGAATCAACGTGCTTGCCCTGGTGATTGCCCCCCGAAACGTCCGCGCCGCGCCGGGGGTGGCCTCGCGCCGAGTGGGGCAGCACTTCGTGTGGCTGGTCGGGAACCTGCCGGACGCGCCGCTTCGCCGGGCGCTGGCCGAGATCGAAGAGGTGAAGACAAGGCGGCTGGGAACTTTCCTGGGGGCCAGCGCCTCCAACACTTGA
- a CDS encoding RNA polymerase sigma factor, whose translation MQSLSDAQLVPLAAHPGPHREAAFEALVRRHAPRVHRLAASTVGPGAADDVVQEVFISVYHHLSRFRGEAQFSTWLHRVTLNACHKALRVRPTLPLDEAPEPAAPHSPARAGEQADLRERLAWAMRQLPPEQRDAVALRELAGLEYAEIAGVLGVELGTVRSRIARGRAALRALLLEIGVTP comes from the coding sequence TTGCAATCCCTCAGTGACGCCCAGCTTGTGCCCCTCGCCGCGCACCCCGGCCCGCACCGGGAGGCGGCCTTTGAGGCGCTGGTGCGGCGGCATGCCCCCCGCGTTCACCGCCTGGCCGCAAGCACCGTGGGTCCGGGGGCCGCCGACGACGTGGTGCAGGAGGTGTTTATCAGCGTGTACCACCACCTCAGCCGTTTTCGTGGGGAGGCGCAGTTCAGCACCTGGCTGCACCGCGTCACCCTGAACGCCTGTCACAAGGCGCTCCGCGTTCGCCCCACCCTGCCCCTTGACGAGGCCCCGGAGCCGGCTGCGCCCCACAGCCCCGCCCGCGCCGGAGAGCAGGCGGACCTGCGCGAGCGGCTGGCCTGGGCGATGCGTCAGCTGCCGCCCGAGCAGCGCGACGCCGTGGCCCTGCGGGAACTCGCGGGCCTCGAGTACGCGGAGATCGCCGGGGTGCTGGGCGTGGAGCTGGGAACCGTGAGGAGCCGGATCGCGCGCGGGCGGGCAGCCCTACGGGCACTGCTGCTGGAGATCGGGGTCACGCCGTGA
- a CDS encoding metal-dependent transcriptional regulator: MARLTLSPSAEDYLKHLYLLGQRGKVNTQALADALGVMPASVTGMLRKLSEQGLVAHAPYQGASLTAEGQRVALEVLRHHRLLELFLHRALGVPLDEVHEEAEQLEHALSERLEARIAAWLGDPTHDPHGDPIPTLAGELPTRAERRLTQLAPGETATVARVPDRDPAGLRALLAAGLTPGAVVLVRQVDAALGTLTVTLPGERVLTLALAVAAQVQVHGNGDATA; this comes from the coding sequence ATGGCCCGCCTGACCCTCTCGCCCTCCGCCGAGGACTACCTCAAGCATCTGTACCTGCTGGGGCAGCGCGGCAAGGTCAACACGCAGGCGCTGGCCGACGCGCTGGGCGTGATGCCCGCCAGCGTGACCGGCATGCTGCGTAAGCTCAGCGAGCAGGGCCTCGTCGCCCACGCGCCCTACCAGGGGGCCAGCCTCACCGCAGAAGGGCAGCGGGTGGCGCTGGAGGTGCTGCGGCACCACCGGCTGCTCGAACTCTTCTTGCACCGTGCGCTGGGCGTGCCCCTCGACGAGGTGCACGAGGAGGCCGAGCAGCTCGAACATGCCCTTTCCGAGCGGCTCGAAGCGCGCATTGCCGCCTGGCTGGGTGACCCCACCCACGACCCGCACGGTGACCCTATCCCCACGCTGGCGGGTGAGCTGCCCACCCGCGCCGAGCGCCGGCTGACGCAGCTCGCGCCGGGCGAGACGGCGACCGTCGCCCGCGTTCCCGATCGCGATCCGGCGGGCCTGCGGGCCCTGCTGGCGGCGGGGCTAACACCCGGCGCCGTGGTGCTTGTTCGGCAGGTGGATGCCGCGCTGGGCACCCTCACCGTGACGCTGCCCGGCGAGCGGGTGCTCACCCTGGCGCTGGCCGTGGCCGCGCAGGTGCAGGTGCACGGGAATGGTGACGCCACCGCCTGA
- a CDS encoding adenosylcobinamide-GDP ribazoletransferase, whose product MVTPPPEPPSPPAAAERDRPATDPRSLWHRQLGAAHLALTFLTTLPLPHVTRVQDGDFARASAFYPLAGYAVGGLVALTLWLPLPLPQGVQAALAVAAWLALTGMLHFDGLVDSADALLAMKSPERRLEILRDVHVGAFGLASGVTALLVLWSLLAAPLPVFAPLVAAVVARLLVLLPMNLYPAARQESLGARSREGRLLPALLLALPALLLPGAWAAALVALAGVLLTARYAAARLGGGLNGDVYGLLIVTAELLALCAYAWGRG is encoded by the coding sequence ATGGTGACGCCACCGCCTGAACCGCCCAGCCCCCCGGCAGCAGCCGAGCGTGATCGGCCTGCGACGGACCCGCGTTCCCTGTGGCACCGCCAACTGGGCGCCGCGCACCTCGCCCTGACCTTCCTGACCACGCTGCCCCTTCCCCACGTCACCCGGGTCCAGGACGGCGATTTCGCGCGGGCAAGCGCCTTTTATCCCCTCGCTGGATATGCTGTGGGGGGGCTGGTGGCGCTCACCCTCTGGCTTCCGCTGCCTCTGCCGCAGGGGGTACAGGCGGCCCTCGCGGTGGCCGCCTGGCTGGCCCTCACCGGGATGCTGCACTTTGACGGGCTGGTAGACAGCGCCGACGCCCTCTTGGCCATGAAAAGCCCCGAGCGGCGGCTGGAAATCCTGCGTGACGTGCATGTGGGCGCCTTTGGCCTCGCCAGCGGCGTGACCGCGCTGCTGGTTCTCTGGAGCCTGTTGGCGGCGCCGCTTCCGGTCTTTGCCCCGCTGGTCGCGGCGGTGGTCGCGCGGCTGCTGGTGCTGCTCCCCATGAACCTCTACCCGGCGGCGCGGCAGGAGTCGCTGGGGGCCCGCTCGCGCGAAGGCCGATTGCTGCCCGCCCTGCTGCTCGCCCTGCCCGCCCTGCTGCTGCCGGGGGCCTGGGCCGCCGCCCTCGTGGCCCTCGCCGGGGTGCTGCTGACCGCCCGCTACGCGGCGGCGCGCCTGGGCGGGGGTCTCAACGGGGACGTGTACGGCCTGCTGATCGTCACGGCAGAACTGCTCGCCCTGTGCGCCTACGCCTGGGGCCGGGGTTGA
- a CDS encoding histidine phosphatase family protein has product MTLTLHLVRHAPTLPNVEGRYPRPDEDAPLSAAGRNLAAALRLPPGALAYTSPSRRARETAALAGFPQAVPVSALAEARFGVMAGRTWAELEAAFGEAPRAWIDGLADPHSDLGPPGGETGAAFHARLQTWLATLPERGEAVAFTHAGPLQAALRLTVGLRAVATPPGTVATLRRAGGHWWLTELTGPS; this is encoded by the coding sequence TTGACGCTCACCCTGCACCTCGTTCGGCACGCCCCCACCCTGCCCAACGTGGAGGGACGGTATCCCCGCCCGGACGAGGACGCGCCGCTCTCTGCGGCAGGCCGCAACCTGGCTGCCGCCCTGCGCTTGCCCCCCGGGGCGCTCGCCTACACCTCTCCCAGCCGGCGCGCCCGCGAGACGGCGGCGCTCGCCGGCTTTCCGCAGGCCGTACCCGTCTCCGCCCTCGCCGAAGCCCGTTTCGGGGTGATGGCGGGCCGCACCTGGGCCGAGCTGGAAGCGGCCTTTGGAGAAGCGCCCCGGGCCTGGATTGACGGGCTGGCCGACCCGCATTCCGACCTGGGACCGCCAGGAGGGGAGACGGGCGCGGCCTTTCACGCCCGCCTGCAGACCTGGCTTGCCACGCTGCCCGAGCGGGGCGAGGCCGTGGCCTTTACCCACGCCGGGCCCCTGCAGGCCGCCCTGCGCCTGACGGTTGGTCTGCGCGCCGTCGCCACGCCCCCCGGTACGGTGGCGACCCTGCGCCGCGCCGGGGGCCATTGGTGGCTGACCGAACTGACCGGCCCCTCATAG
- a CDS encoding MATE family efflux transporter yields the protein MSAGSAAPPQGRTRELLRLAWPLMLSNLAYTAVGFTDTLLMGRLGVVEVGAVGFASICLLTLVLLLRGSVNTAATFVARALGAGDPPGVRRWACVFLSVALLGVPLALLGPALLDGLFTLLHPDPQVTAVARGYAQVRVWEIPLVMLGSAALSVMVGLGNTRTPMGLAWLVVVLNAALALLFIFGLGWGVVGAAWAAVIAVSVQNGLALLLLARQHGPRFGPFGLVRPTRAEVRSLVRVSLPAGITELAEVSAFTAFQGVISRLGPVELAASQIANQLASLGFLPAFALASATGSLLSRALGAGRAEIATRIGWRGASIAAGLMGLLALLFLTLPQALIGLFNRDPAVLAVGKTVLAVMAAYQVFDGVAIVLGGALGGAGDTRFRLIVTLAGAWLVMVLGATWLAPRFGVVGAWASALVFIAFAAVAYAVRFASGRWRKVGL from the coding sequence ATGTCCGCTGGTTCCGCCGCTCCGCCCCAGGGCCGCACGCGCGAGCTGCTGCGCCTCGCCTGGCCGCTGATGCTCTCCAACCTGGCCTACACGGCGGTGGGGTTCACCGACACCCTGCTCATGGGCCGCCTGGGTGTGGTGGAGGTCGGCGCGGTGGGCTTTGCCAGCATCTGCCTGCTCACGCTGGTGCTGCTCCTGCGCGGCAGCGTGAACACCGCCGCCACCTTTGTCGCTCGGGCGCTGGGAGCCGGCGATCCGCCGGGGGTGCGCCGCTGGGCGTGCGTGTTTCTCAGCGTGGCGCTGCTTGGGGTGCCGCTGGCGCTGCTCGGCCCGGCACTCCTTGACGGGCTGTTTACCCTGCTGCACCCGGACCCGCAGGTCACCGCCGTCGCCCGCGGGTATGCCCAGGTCCGCGTGTGGGAAATCCCGCTTGTCATGCTGGGAAGCGCCGCCCTCTCCGTGATGGTGGGCCTGGGCAACACCCGCACCCCCATGGGGCTCGCCTGGCTGGTGGTGGTGTTGAATGCCGCCCTCGCGCTGCTCTTCATCTTCGGGCTGGGGTGGGGCGTCGTGGGAGCGGCCTGGGCCGCCGTGATCGCGGTCAGCGTGCAAAACGGGCTGGCGCTGCTGCTGCTCGCGCGCCAGCACGGGCCCCGCTTTGGGCCGTTCGGGCTCGTGCGGCCCACCCGCGCCGAGGTGAGGAGCCTCGTCCGCGTCAGCCTGCCCGCCGGGATCACCGAACTCGCAGAGGTCTCGGCCTTTACGGCCTTTCAGGGGGTGATTTCCCGCCTGGGCCCGGTGGAGCTCGCCGCCTCCCAGATCGCCAACCAGCTTGCCAGCCTGGGGTTTTTGCCCGCCTTCGCGCTCGCGTCGGCCACCGGGAGCCTCCTTTCACGGGCGCTGGGAGCGGGCCGAGCCGAGATCGCCACCCGCATCGGCTGGCGGGGAGCGAGCATCGCCGCGGGGCTGATGGGCCTCCTCGCGCTGCTGTTTCTCACCCTGCCGCAAGCTTTGATCGGCCTCTTTAATCGCGATCCGGCGGTGCTTGCGGTCGGAAAGACAGTCCTCGCGGTGATGGCCGCCTACCAGGTGTTCGACGGCGTGGCGATTGTCCTCGGCGGGGCCCTGGGTGGCGCGGGCGATACCCGCTTTCGGCTGATCGTGACCCTCGCGGGCGCGTGGCTGGTGATGGTGCTGGGCGCGACTTGGCTGGCACCGCGCTTCGGGGTCGTCGGGGCGTGGGCGTCGGCGCTCGTCTTTATCGCCTTTGCTGCTGTGGCGTATGCCGTGCGCTTCGCCTCGGGGCGCTGGCGAAAGGTGGGGCTATGA
- a CDS encoding ABC transporter substrate-binding protein, producing the protein MRRLLLLAVLSLAPGAAATTYPLTVTDDLGRTVTLRTEPRRIIAMLPSHTETLVAIGAGDRLVAVDRFSNFPKNVTDKLPKVGSAYQPNLEAILALKPDLVLADESAGSRLTEKLAAAGLTVYGGTAQTYNEVFQKIAVLGRLTNREAGATRLITRLRSELNALSQSVAGLPKVSTYYEVDPSPYSVGPNSFIGTLITKAGGRTIVPASLGDFPKLDPEFIVKANPQVMVGLSLNDARNRPGWAGVQAVRSGRVYALTPEERDALSRPGPRLPDALRTLIRFLHPEALK; encoded by the coding sequence ATGCGCCGTCTTCTGCTGCTTGCTGTTCTGAGCCTGGCCCCTGGGGCCGCCGCCACCACCTACCCCCTCACCGTCACCGACGACCTTGGCCGCACCGTCACCCTCCGGACCGAGCCGAGGCGCATCATCGCGATGCTGCCCTCGCACACCGAGACCCTGGTTGCCATCGGCGCCGGAGACCGGCTCGTCGCAGTCGACCGCTTCAGCAACTTCCCCAAAAACGTCACCGACAAGCTCCCCAAGGTGGGCAGCGCCTATCAGCCCAACCTGGAAGCAATCCTGGCCCTCAAGCCCGATCTGGTGCTGGCGGATGAGTCGGCGGGATCGCGCCTGACCGAAAAGCTCGCTGCGGCGGGCCTCACCGTGTACGGGGGCACCGCGCAGACCTACAACGAGGTGTTTCAAAAAATCGCCGTGCTGGGCCGGCTGACGAACCGCGAGGCGGGGGCCACCCGCCTGATCACGCGCCTGCGCAGCGAGCTCAACGCCCTGAGCCAGAGCGTCGCCGGGCTTCCCAAGGTGAGCACCTACTACGAGGTGGATCCCAGCCCCTACTCGGTCGGCCCCAACTCCTTTATCGGCACGCTGATCACCAAGGCGGGGGGGCGGACGATCGTGCCCGCCAGCCTAGGGGACTTTCCCAAGCTCGACCCCGAATTCATCGTCAAGGCCAACCCCCAGGTGATGGTGGGGCTCAGCCTCAACGACGCCCGCAACCGCCCCGGCTGGGCTGGGGTGCAGGCCGTGCGGTCGGGCCGGGTGTACGCCCTCACGCCCGAGGAGCGTGACGCCCTTTCGCGACCTGGTCCACGCCTCCCCGACGCGCTGCGCACCCTGATCCGTTTCCTACACCCCGAGGCGCTCAAATGA
- the cobO gene encoding cob(I)yrinic acid a,c-diamide adenosyltransferase, which produces MTGDATAARREAAMRELEEARAQHRKREDLTRGRRGLLIVNTGKGKGKTTAALGLMLRAHGRGLKVRLFQFLKHEHAKFGEHRTLDLLGIPYEGLGDGFTWRSRDLEHSAALAAHGWERARAAILAAEDDLIVLDEFTYPLKYGWVSWPEVEATLRTRAPRLHVVITGRDAPPELIALADTVSEIQPVKHAYEAGIGAQAGIEH; this is translated from the coding sequence ATGACCGGCGACGCGACCGCCGCTCGCCGCGAGGCGGCCATGCGTGAACTGGAGGAGGCGCGCGCACAGCACCGCAAGCGGGAAGACCTGACCCGGGGCCGCCGCGGCCTCCTCATCGTGAACACCGGCAAGGGCAAGGGCAAGACCACCGCGGCCCTGGGCCTGATGCTGCGCGCGCACGGCCGAGGTCTCAAGGTGCGCCTCTTTCAGTTTCTGAAGCACGAGCACGCCAAGTTCGGCGAGCACCGCACGCTCGACCTGTTGGGGATTCCGTACGAGGGCCTGGGGGACGGCTTTACCTGGCGCTCGCGCGACCTGGAACATTCCGCCGCCCTGGCCGCGCACGGCTGGGAACGGGCGCGGGCCGCCATCCTCGCGGCCGAGGATGACCTGATCGTGCTCGACGAGTTCACCTATCCGCTCAAGTACGGCTGGGTGTCCTGGCCGGAGGTCGAGGCCACGCTGCGAACGCGTGCTCCCCGGCTGCATGTGGTGATCACCGGGCGGGACGCCCCGCCGGAGCTGATCGCCCTGGCCGACACGGTGAGCGAGATTCAGCCCGTCAAGCACGCCTATGAGGCCGGGATCGGCGCGCAGGCCGGCATCGAGCACTAG
- a CDS encoding cobalt-precorrin-7 (C(5))-methyltransferase — MISCIGVGPGHLDWLTRRGAALITAADVVAGFASVVEVVRPLLRPEQRVITMGYRDQVDRLAEVAALHHAGQRCAVVFMGDVHFSGFQYLERVERACGHPVETVPGISSAQLLASRGRVCFDETTFVTFHRRGDLTPFKTHLRDVLRAGRHAIVIPRPWDLMPGDIAAYLLGSGLSAAHRVEVWENLSREEAAWRGTLGELEGRAFSDLSILLIRALKPLPTGLEGEA; from the coding sequence ATGATCAGCTGTATTGGGGTGGGGCCGGGCCACCTGGACTGGCTGACCCGGCGCGGCGCGGCGCTCATTACGGCCGCCGACGTGGTGGCGGGCTTTGCCTCCGTGGTGGAGGTGGTGCGGCCCCTGCTGCGGCCGGAGCAGCGGGTCATCACCATGGGCTACCGCGACCAGGTGGACCGGCTTGCCGAGGTGGCGGCCCTGCACCATGCCGGGCAGCGCTGCGCCGTGGTGTTCATGGGGGACGTTCACTTTTCGGGCTTTCAGTACCTGGAGCGGGTGGAGCGGGCCTGCGGGCATCCGGTGGAGACGGTGCCGGGCATCTCCAGCGCCCAGCTGCTGGCAAGTCGGGGCCGCGTCTGCTTTGACGAGACCACCTTTGTCACCTTTCACCGCCGCGGTGACCTCACGCCCTTCAAGACGCACCTGCGCGACGTTCTGCGGGCAGGCCGTCACGCCATCGTGATTCCCCGGCCCTGGGACCTGATGCCGGGGGACATCGCCGCCTACCTGCTGGGCAGCGGCCTGAGCGCCGCGCACCGGGTCGAGGTCTGGGAGAACCTCTCCCGCGAGGAGGCCGCCTGGCGCGGTACCCTGGGCGAGCTCGAGGGCCGCGCCTTTTCGGACCTCAGTATTCTCCTCATTCGGGCGCTCAAGCCCCTGCCCACCGGCTTGGAGGGAGAAGCGTGA